In Bifidobacterium sp. ESL0775, the following are encoded in one genomic region:
- a CDS encoding HAD family phosphatase — MKGWPGEPEMDYNVIKAEDAAQGAAGEPIENVIFDFGNVLVRWDPQAAMLPRYSQELTDKFLDNDVSGFYDASDSMDIGGTEAEAIARSRKKYGDFWADMMVYYYDNFEDSLVGPVEGMRVLVNDLKAAGIGVWGLSNWATELFPPAKRMYPILSDLDDAVVSGYVKLRKPHRDIFEYALKRFAIDAKTAVFIDDKAMNIVGANASGIRGVRFDDSYKLRALLRQQGLNIPGIQR; from the coding sequence ATGAAAGGCTGGCCGGGCGAACCGGAGATGGACTATAACGTGATCAAGGCTGAGGACGCGGCGCAAGGTGCCGCGGGCGAGCCCATTGAGAACGTGATTTTCGATTTCGGCAACGTGCTGGTGCGTTGGGACCCGCAGGCGGCGATGTTGCCGCGGTATTCGCAGGAGCTGACCGACAAGTTCCTCGACAACGACGTCTCAGGCTTCTACGACGCCAGTGATTCCATGGACATCGGTGGCACGGAGGCGGAGGCCATAGCCCGGTCCCGTAAGAAATACGGCGATTTCTGGGCTGACATGATGGTCTATTACTATGACAATTTCGAGGATTCGCTGGTCGGCCCGGTGGAGGGCATGCGTGTGCTGGTTAACGACCTCAAGGCGGCCGGCATCGGCGTGTGGGGGTTGTCGAACTGGGCGACCGAGCTGTTCCCGCCGGCCAAGAGGATGTACCCGATTCTGAGCGATCTGGACGACGCGGTGGTCTCCGGCTATGTCAAGCTGCGCAAGCCGCACCGCGACATTTTCGAATACGCGCTGAAACGCTTCGCCATCGACGCCAAAACCGCTGTCTTCATTGACGACAAGGCGATGAACATCGTCGGCGCCAACGCCTCCGGCATACGCGGTGTGCGGTTCGACGATTCCTACAAGCTGCGGGCGCTGCTGCGGCAGCAAGGTCTGAATATCCCTGGTATCCAGCGCTGA
- the metK gene encoding methionine adenosyltransferase: MTKERRLISAESVTEGHPDKVCDQISDAILDDMLRQDPHSHVAVETSAAIGQFLIFGEVTSSGYSDIQRIVRDVVKNIGYTSSEVGLDADSCGVLVSLTEQSAEINQGVDRLNPEQESAVSREERYEAQGAGDQGIMFGYACDETDVLMPLPIYLSHRLAFRLAQVRKEGIVPHLRPDGKTQVTIEYDDNDRPVRVDTVLISTQHDPEVGHDWLMEQLQEHVIKPVLEEVCGTRIRHDDYRVLVNPTGSFILGGPAADAGLTGRKIIVDTYGGAAHHGGGAFSGKDPSKVDRSAAYATRWVAKNIVAAGLAHKVEVQVAYAIGVADPVSVNVNTFGTEIGGVTREQIQAAVRKVFDLRPAAIIDELDLLRPIYLKTAAYGHFGRTDPDFTWEATDKVDELKAAIAEG, translated from the coding sequence GTGACAAAAGAGCGTCGCCTGATTTCAGCGGAATCGGTTACCGAAGGGCATCCGGACAAGGTCTGCGATCAGATTTCGGACGCGATTCTTGACGATATGCTTCGTCAGGACCCCCATTCCCATGTGGCCGTGGAAACGTCGGCCGCCATCGGACAATTCCTTATTTTTGGCGAGGTAACCAGTTCCGGTTATTCCGACATCCAGCGCATCGTGCGCGATGTCGTCAAGAACATTGGCTACACCTCCTCCGAGGTCGGCCTTGACGCCGATTCCTGCGGCGTGCTGGTCTCGTTGACCGAACAGAGCGCCGAGATCAACCAAGGCGTCGACCGCCTTAACCCCGAGCAGGAATCCGCGGTTTCGCGCGAGGAACGCTACGAGGCGCAGGGCGCCGGCGACCAGGGCATCATGTTCGGTTACGCCTGCGACGAGACGGACGTGTTGATGCCGCTTCCTATCTATCTTTCGCATCGCTTGGCCTTCCGTCTGGCCCAGGTTCGCAAGGAAGGCATCGTGCCGCACCTCCGCCCGGACGGCAAGACGCAGGTCACCATCGAATATGACGACAACGACCGTCCCGTCCGCGTCGATACCGTCTTGATCTCCACGCAGCACGATCCCGAGGTCGGCCATGACTGGCTTATGGAGCAGTTGCAGGAGCACGTCATCAAGCCGGTGCTTGAAGAGGTCTGCGGCACGCGTATTCGCCACGACGATTACCGCGTTTTGGTCAACCCGACCGGCTCCTTCATCCTCGGCGGCCCGGCGGCCGACGCGGGACTCACCGGCCGCAAGATCATCGTCGACACTTATGGCGGGGCGGCCCACCACGGCGGCGGCGCCTTCTCCGGCAAGGACCCGAGCAAGGTCGACCGTTCCGCGGCCTACGCCACGCGCTGGGTGGCCAAGAACATCGTCGCCGCGGGCTTGGCGCACAAGGTCGAGGTGCAGGTGGCCTACGCCATCGGCGTCGCCGACCCGGTGAGCGTCAACGTCAACACCTTCGGCACCGAGATCGGCGGCGTGACCCGCGAGCAGATCCAGGCCGCGGTGCGCAAGGTTTTCGACCTGCGTCCGGCCGCGATCATCGACGAGCTCGACCTGCTGCGCCCGATCTACCTGAAGACCGCGGCATACGGCCACTTCGGCCGCACTGACCCCGACTTCACCTGGGAGGCCACCGACAAGGTCGACGAGCTCAAGGCGGCCATCGCCGAAGGCTGA
- a CDS encoding primosomal protein N', whose protein sequence is MSEPQAEQPALAGLAPRKRRKTVTHTPAGENPIAQVVLDVQATHLGQTFDYLIDEKFSEAAQPGVMVRVRFGGRRVNGVIWDRVEKSHTAASALRYIERVMTPDVLVSASMRRDISAIAEAYGGTPANILRLAVPPRVAKVDKEQHLAMAGTWAGSRGKVRLDDDALGRGGERLLSSYDNAPALQRALTGGGFASFVVDALPGATRWADDLAYMASAALQVGRAAVLVLPTMREVNDVAAALRRFGLKPFRQTAATHGGYDGDFALLAAAMAPAERYRSYLAAASGQVRCVIGTRAAMYAPVEGPGLFAIIEDVAYQNADGMMPYAAARGVLRLRAKLHGGMFVAMANARSATSEWEVSAGSGGATSHRANAMNYDANGTRNIDTAESADKAENKFTDNGGNDSHAIAEESKTVGSASDSADAIGIDKNPISKSNANQPEPILETGETYPLDMGGKDKTKQAEETAKEQKAEADDAIFSTEPTCQVEVCETPVSGFSTPVHPLPAVVENVLPWIRWLNRDELARLADPSIGARVPHTAVRVLSEALERGPILFSIPHDGVAEVLSCARCHRQARCPRCTGPLQRVRGGAPRCRWCGAPASDWTCPQCHGKRMSVVRVGAAGTAAQLQHLFRSIPMVLSSPSQPNGIVEWIPDQPLIVIATPEAEPRVRKEDGTVGHYQAVAILDAWTSLYAPGVDARIDALTAWMRAASMCACREEGGQVLLLGETDPAIAESLVRWDSRILAARELDERAETGLPPVFAVACVWGRRDAVTATLAHIGALDGDWSQVQTQVGLLPAVLGPVPIAQPRTVDARELEATQDRVKAVVRVPQGLRAQLAQRLHTEVARHVATRTPGELRFQLDPKDLI, encoded by the coding sequence ATGAGTGAACCGCAGGCCGAACAACCGGCGCTCGCCGGGCTGGCCCCGCGCAAACGCCGCAAGACGGTCACCCATACCCCAGCTGGGGAGAACCCGATCGCACAGGTCGTGCTGGACGTGCAGGCCACCCATTTGGGGCAGACTTTTGATTATCTCATCGATGAGAAATTCTCCGAGGCGGCGCAACCGGGCGTGATGGTCCGCGTTCGTTTCGGCGGCAGACGCGTCAACGGCGTCATCTGGGACCGCGTCGAGAAAAGCCATACCGCGGCTTCCGCGTTGCGTTACATCGAACGGGTCATGACCCCCGACGTCTTGGTGTCGGCCTCGATGCGGCGTGACATCAGCGCTATTGCTGAAGCCTATGGCGGCACTCCCGCCAATATCCTGCGTTTGGCCGTGCCTCCTCGTGTGGCCAAAGTCGATAAGGAACAGCATCTGGCGATGGCCGGAACGTGGGCGGGCAGCCGTGGCAAGGTCCGGCTGGATGACGACGCGCTTGGGCGCGGGGGTGAACGATTGCTGTCGAGTTACGACAACGCTCCGGCGCTGCAACGGGCACTGACTGGCGGGGGTTTCGCCTCGTTCGTGGTGGATGCTCTGCCGGGGGCAACGCGTTGGGCCGACGATTTGGCCTATATGGCCTCTGCCGCTCTGCAAGTTGGTCGAGCCGCCGTTCTGGTGCTGCCGACCATGCGCGAGGTCAACGATGTGGCGGCGGCCCTGCGGCGATTCGGCCTCAAGCCGTTCAGACAGACTGCCGCGACGCATGGCGGCTATGACGGTGATTTCGCGTTGCTGGCGGCGGCCATGGCTCCGGCCGAACGGTATCGCTCCTATCTGGCGGCGGCGAGCGGTCAGGTGCGCTGCGTCATCGGCACCAGGGCAGCGATGTATGCGCCGGTTGAGGGACCGGGGCTGTTCGCCATCATCGAGGACGTGGCCTACCAGAACGCCGACGGCATGATGCCGTACGCCGCCGCACGCGGAGTGCTCCGCCTGCGCGCGAAGCTTCATGGCGGCATGTTTGTGGCTATGGCCAATGCCCGTAGTGCCACGAGCGAATGGGAAGTGAGCGCGGGTTCCGGTGGCGCGACCTCGCATAGGGCCAATGCCATGAATTATGACGCGAACGGTACGAGAAATATCGACACGGCGGAAAGCGCTGACAAGGCAGAAAACAAATTCACCGATAACGGTGGTAATGATTCCCATGCCATTGCTGAAGAAAGCAAAACCGTTGGTTCTGCAAGCGACTCAGCGGACGCCATTGGGATAGACAAGAATCCAATATCCAAAAGTAATGCAAATCAACCAGAGCCAATACTGGAGACCGGCGAGACCTATCCGTTGGATATGGGCGGGAAGGACAAAACAAAACAGGCCGAAGAAACCGCAAAAGAGCAGAAGGCTGAGGCGGACGACGCGATATTCTCCACCGAACCGACCTGCCAAGTCGAAGTCTGCGAGACGCCAGTCAGCGGGTTCAGCACTCCGGTGCATCCGCTTCCGGCTGTGGTCGAAAACGTTTTGCCGTGGATCCGATGGCTCAACCGTGACGAATTGGCGCGTCTGGCCGACCCGTCGATTGGCGCCCGCGTGCCGCACACCGCGGTCCGTGTCCTTTCCGAGGCCTTGGAACGGGGCCCGATCCTCTTTTCCATTCCCCATGACGGCGTCGCCGAAGTCCTGAGTTGCGCGCGTTGCCACCGCCAGGCCCGTTGCCCGCGCTGCACCGGGCCGTTGCAGCGGGTCCGTGGGGGAGCGCCGCGTTGTCGCTGGTGCGGGGCGCCGGCCAGTGATTGGACCTGTCCCCAATGCCATGGCAAGCGGATGAGTGTCGTGCGTGTGGGGGCGGCGGGCACGGCGGCGCAATTGCAGCACCTGTTCCGTAGCATCCCCATGGTCCTTTCCAGTCCAAGCCAGCCCAATGGCATCGTCGAATGGATTCCGGACCAGCCGCTGATCGTCATCGCCACGCCCGAGGCCGAGCCGCGGGTGAGGAAAGAGGACGGGACCGTCGGCCATTACCAGGCCGTGGCCATTCTCGATGCTTGGACGAGCCTTTACGCGCCGGGGGTCGATGCTCGCATCGATGCGCTGACCGCTTGGATGCGCGCCGCGTCGATGTGCGCCTGCCGTGAGGAAGGCGGGCAGGTGCTCCTGCTCGGCGAGACGGACCCCGCGATCGCCGAATCGCTGGTGCGATGGGACTCGCGCATCCTCGCCGCCCGCGAGCTGGACGAACGCGCGGAGACCGGGCTTCCACCTGTTTTCGCGGTCGCCTGCGTCTGGGGAAGGCGGGACGCGGTGACGGCGACCCTGGCCCATATCGGGGCGTTGGACGGCGATTGGAGCCAGGTCCAGACGCAGGTCGGGCTGTTGCCAGCCGTTTTGGGGCCGGTGCCCATCGCCCAGCCGCGCACGGTGGACGCCCGCGAGCTGGAGGCCACGCAGGATCGTGTCAAGGCCGTGGTACGCGTGCCGCAAGGGCTGCGGGCGCAACTGGCCCAGCGCCTGCACACCGAGGTCGCCAGGCACGTCGCCACGCGCACGCCGGGGGAGTTGCGGTTCCAGCTTGATCCCAAGGATTTGATCTGA
- the fmt gene encoding methionyl-tRNA formyltransferase — MLKVLFAGTPDVAVPGLRRLAGDKEHFEVVAVLTRPDAPQGRGRKLTPSPVKEAALELDIPVLEGDPKEPSFIAELKATGAQAGAIVAYGKILKKDVLAALPMGWYNLHFSLLPQWRGAAPVQRSIWRGDTVTGATVFRLTEGMDTGPILAQSTCEIGPHDTSGDLLDRLAEDGSHLLASALEAMAEGRIVMQEQPQGAYEVAKKISHDDARIRFDVPVFAVDRQIRACTPEPGAWCMLHPQGVVSADNGNGDRASAGEDVEKDMGDAEPFHVLEARPADEQDPQVPSDLKPGMLATTKKHVWIGTATAPIELLRVKAQGKKAMRAADWARGARLAPRCLRRLNPRC; from the coding sequence ATGCTGAAAGTGTTGTTCGCGGGCACGCCGGACGTGGCGGTTCCCGGGTTGCGTCGGCTCGCCGGCGACAAGGAGCATTTCGAGGTCGTTGCCGTGCTCACCAGGCCCGACGCGCCGCAGGGGCGCGGGCGCAAGCTGACGCCAAGCCCTGTCAAAGAGGCCGCGCTTGAGCTGGACATCCCCGTGCTGGAAGGTGATCCGAAGGAACCATCGTTCATCGCCGAGCTCAAGGCCACGGGCGCGCAGGCCGGGGCCATTGTCGCCTATGGCAAGATCCTCAAGAAGGACGTGCTCGCCGCTCTGCCGATGGGTTGGTACAACCTGCATTTCTCGTTGTTGCCGCAGTGGCGCGGCGCGGCTCCCGTCCAGCGCTCGATCTGGAGGGGCGACACCGTCACCGGGGCCACCGTCTTCAGACTGACCGAAGGCATGGATACCGGCCCAATTCTGGCGCAGTCGACCTGCGAGATCGGCCCGCACGACACTTCCGGGGACCTTCTGGACCGCCTCGCCGAGGACGGCTCGCATCTGCTGGCCTCAGCGCTTGAGGCCATGGCAGAAGGGCGGATTGTCATGCAGGAGCAGCCGCAAGGCGCCTATGAGGTGGCCAAGAAGATCTCCCACGACGACGCGCGCATCCGCTTCGATGTGCCTGTGTTTGCCGTCGACCGGCAGATTCGCGCCTGCACGCCCGAGCCGGGTGCGTGGTGCATGCTGCATCCGCAGGGAGTGGTCTCCGCTGATAACGGGAATGGTGATCGTGCCTCGGCTGGTGAGGATGTCGAAAAGGATATGGGCGACGCAGAACCGTTCCATGTGCTTGAGGCTCGTCCGGCGGACGAACAGGACCCACAAGTGCCCTCGGATCTGAAACCGGGCATGCTGGCCACCACCAAGAAGCATGTCTGGATTGGAACCGCCACGGCACCAATCGAGTTGCTGCGGGTCAAGGCACAGGGCAAAAAGGCCATGCGCGCCGCCGACTGGGCCCGAGGCGCCCGTCTCGCCCCCCGATGCCTACGTCGACTGAATCCGCGTTGTTGA
- a CDS encoding class I SAM-dependent methyltransferase — MAAMTVADMVSMFLEDNGKINITAFDGSSFGPQDAPLHITVNNSRAVYYMVDHPNDLGLARAYLQGDIASPELIPGDPYEVFKELMALKPDTKKPNPADLARIVASVYSHGIRHPEAPSIEGPSRWKRRTEGLLPHSKAGDEATVSYHYDQSNEFYRLFLGSSMTYTCGVFTSPEDSLEDAEWRKLDLVLDKLNLKPGDRLLDIGCGWGSMEIRAAQRGIKVLGVTLAGEQVKWAKEWIKREGLEDLAEVRQMDYRDVPEGDFDGICSIGMMEHVGFKHYPSYFKEIFDKLKPNGRLLNHQITRVNSMTGKAAGEFIDRYIFPDGQLASPGEIETVIQDTGFEVVNQENLRQHYALTLHNWNKNLVAGWDRAVELMGEPKARLWGLYMAGCALNFELNNIQIHQFLCVRPDDEKMTDTYLLRPWWVEDSTVKPTEI; from the coding sequence ATGGCCGCTATGACCGTAGCCGATATGGTCTCAATGTTCCTCGAGGACAATGGGAAAATCAACATCACCGCGTTCGACGGCTCTTCGTTCGGGCCGCAGGACGCCCCGCTGCACATCACGGTGAACAACTCACGCGCTGTGTATTACATGGTCGACCATCCCAACGATCTCGGCCTCGCGCGCGCCTACCTGCAGGGCGACATCGCCTCGCCGGAACTCATCCCCGGTGACCCGTATGAGGTGTTCAAGGAGCTCATGGCCCTGAAGCCCGACACGAAGAAGCCGAATCCGGCCGACCTGGCCCGCATCGTCGCCTCCGTCTATTCGCACGGCATCCGCCACCCTGAAGCCCCGTCGATTGAGGGCCCAAGCCGCTGGAAGCGCCGTACCGAAGGGCTGCTGCCGCATTCCAAGGCCGGCGACGAGGCCACCGTGAGCTATCACTACGACCAGTCCAACGAGTTCTACCGTCTCTTCCTCGGCTCCTCGATGACCTACACCTGTGGCGTGTTCACCTCGCCCGAGGATTCGCTTGAGGACGCCGAATGGCGCAAACTCGACCTCGTGCTCGACAAGCTCAACCTCAAGCCCGGCGATCGCCTGCTCGACATCGGTTGCGGCTGGGGCTCCATGGAAATCCGCGCCGCGCAGCGTGGCATCAAGGTCTTGGGCGTCACCCTGGCCGGGGAGCAGGTCAAATGGGCCAAGGAATGGATCAAGCGCGAAGGTCTCGAGGACCTCGCCGAGGTGCGTCAGATGGATTATCGTGACGTGCCGGAAGGCGACTTCGACGGCATCTGCTCGATCGGCATGATGGAGCACGTCGGCTTCAAGCACTATCCCTCCTACTTCAAGGAGATCTTCGACAAGCTCAAGCCCAACGGCCGCCTGCTGAACCACCAGATCACCCGCGTCAACTCCATGACGGGCAAGGCCGCCGGCGAGTTCATCGACCGCTACATCTTCCCCGACGGCCAGCTGGCCTCCCCGGGCGAGATTGAGACCGTCATCCAGGACACCGGCTTCGAGGTCGTCAACCAGGAGAACCTGCGCCAGCACTACGCGCTGACCCTGCACAACTGGAACAAGAACCTGGTCGCCGGCTGGGATCGCGCCGTCGAGCTGATGGGCGAGCCCAAGGCACGCCTGTGGGGCCTCTACATGGCCGGTTGCGCCCTGAACTTCGAACTCAACAACATCCAGATCCACCAGTTCCTCTGCGTGCGCCCGGACGACGAGAAGATGACCGACACCTACCTGCTGCGTCCGTGGTGGGTCGAGGATTCGACCGTCAAGCCGACTGAGATCTGA
- a CDS encoding proteasome accessory factor PafA2 family protein, with protein MTVRRMMGTETEYAVSDLGQSHYNPVQLSFDVVSGAADPETQHIRWDYRQEDPLNDARGTRLPRAAARADMLTDEPQRQIVNVIAPNGGRVYVDHAHPEYSAPETMDPFEAVCYDHAGDRIMLEAARKANERKGSHIVLHRNNVDGKGASWGTHENYVMLRRVPFNRVAALMTLHFISRQIYTGSGRVGIGEKSEEAGFQLSQRADYIHSIVGLQTTFDRPIINARDESHVTGDYRRLHVIVGDANRMDVPQALKLGTTSMLLWLLEQTMLGNSHTNDANDTSNFEHEGERGVQAGEIGDDAPMISDDNAFDLDGLLADLQLVDPVGAMHIVSHDLTLGATLPFEHGGDTTAWQIQVRLLSAVSAQGAATYGTDSRGEPLWPDEPTKRIMAMWRQALADVAKVRHATGDERLIMAGEGSRLEWLLKWQLLERLRRKTSEPWSSPKLAALDLSWAALDPSRSVFARLQSQTERVALDQAEDPSQADIEVQRATSMPPEDTRAWLRAEIIKRFPQDVIAASWSHVTVRAAQDDSAGADTDYTTDAEGNRMSRTSSHLFSLDISEPTYWSKSRCEQVLSDSETHNESAVQTLKRLASQK; from the coding sequence ATGACTGTACGTAGGATGATGGGCACCGAGACGGAGTATGCGGTTTCCGACTTGGGGCAGTCGCATTACAATCCCGTCCAGCTTTCGTTCGATGTGGTTAGTGGTGCGGCGGACCCTGAAACACAGCACATCCGCTGGGATTACCGGCAGGAGGACCCGTTGAACGACGCCCGTGGCACACGCTTGCCGCGTGCCGCCGCGCGTGCGGATATGCTCACCGACGAGCCGCAACGGCAGATCGTCAACGTCATTGCGCCCAACGGCGGCCGCGTCTACGTTGACCACGCGCATCCTGAATATTCCGCGCCCGAGACCATGGACCCTTTCGAGGCTGTCTGCTACGACCACGCCGGAGATCGCATCATGCTTGAGGCCGCCCGGAAAGCCAACGAGCGCAAGGGTTCCCATATCGTTTTGCATCGCAACAACGTGGACGGCAAAGGCGCCAGCTGGGGCACCCATGAGAACTATGTGATGTTGCGTCGCGTCCCGTTCAACCGGGTGGCCGCGCTGATGACCTTGCATTTCATCTCTCGCCAGATCTACACGGGTTCCGGCCGTGTCGGCATCGGCGAGAAAAGCGAGGAAGCTGGATTCCAGCTCAGCCAACGCGCCGATTATATCCATTCCATCGTCGGCCTGCAGACCACTTTCGACCGGCCGATTATCAACGCCCGCGACGAATCCCATGTCACCGGCGATTACCGGCGCCTCCATGTCATCGTCGGTGACGCCAACCGCATGGACGTGCCGCAAGCCCTGAAACTCGGTACGACGAGCATGCTGTTGTGGCTGCTTGAGCAAACCATGCTAGGAAATAGTCATACGAACGATGCCAATGACACCTCGAATTTTGAGCATGAAGGCGAACGCGGAGTTCAAGCTGGTGAGATTGGCGATGATGCGCCGATGATTAGTGATGACAATGCATTCGATCTTGACGGTTTGCTCGCCGATTTGCAACTGGTCGACCCGGTAGGGGCCATGCATATCGTCTCCCATGATTTGACACTTGGGGCGACATTGCCGTTTGAGCATGGAGGCGACACGACCGCATGGCAGATCCAAGTGCGCCTGCTCTCGGCCGTATCCGCGCAAGGTGCGGCCACCTACGGCACTGACAGCAGGGGAGAGCCGCTCTGGCCGGATGAGCCGACCAAACGGATCATGGCGATGTGGCGTCAGGCGCTCGCCGATGTGGCCAAAGTCCGCCACGCCACCGGCGACGAACGCCTCATCATGGCCGGCGAAGGCTCCCGCCTGGAATGGTTGCTGAAGTGGCAACTCCTGGAACGCCTGCGCCGCAAGACCAGCGAACCGTGGTCCAGCCCCAAACTCGCCGCCCTTGACCTGAGCTGGGCCGCCCTCGACCCGTCGCGATCGGTCTTCGCCCGCCTGCAATCGCAGACCGAGCGCGTGGCTCTCGACCAAGCCGAAGACCCAAGCCAAGCCGATATCGAAGTCCAACGCGCCACATCAATGCCGCCCGAGGACACGAGGGCATGGCTGCGCGCCGAAATTATCAAGCGTTTCCCTCAAGACGTCATCGCCGCCTCGTGGTCCCACGTCACGGTTCGTGCCGCCCAAGACGACAGTGCCGGTGCCGATACCGACTACACAACGGATGCCGAAGGCAACCGCATGTCCCGCACCTCGTCCCATCTTTTCTCGCTGGATATCTCAGAACCAACTTATTGGTCCAAGTCCCGCTGTGAACAAGTACTATCAGATTCTGAAACTCACAACGAATCTGCAGTACAGACTTTAAAACGTCTAGCAAGTCAAAAATAA
- the arc gene encoding proteasome ATPase: MSDDEDSPEALARENDNLRAKNHALAVALTRAGKELQKAKSQLGLMASPPLNFATMVRVDSCATDEQGVQHAKAEVLSGNRRLIVPVASNVPASRLVGGRTVLLNENMVLVEQRGLEISGAVRVVKQALDDGRLMVADESGNVTLVERASALADVAIESSARILVDGAARLALEVLPGENATDLVLEQTPDATFDDIGGLDSQIERIKDAVELPFLHRKLFERYDLRPPKGVLLYGPPGNGKTLIAKAVANALSGGDAENGVFLSVKGPELLNKYVGESERLIRLIFKRARARAAEGKPVIVFIDEMDSLLRTRGSGVSSDVETTIVPQFLAELDGVESLDNVIVIGASNRVDMIDPAVLRPGRLDVKIRIDRPDEKAAAQIVSHYLTDNLPYKTGQDAASLTKVLVDSVYADGPQRHICDVCDEQGRWSRVMLADVMCGAMLKNIVDRVKTHAVKDSITQGRPMEIGADTVLRAVDDEFAETSDSVMDSDPVQWSKINGIAGGHAVRIRPAQ; the protein is encoded by the coding sequence ATGAGTGATGACGAGGATAGCCCGGAGGCGTTGGCGCGGGAGAACGACAACCTGCGGGCCAAGAACCATGCGTTGGCCGTGGCGCTCACGCGGGCCGGCAAGGAGTTGCAGAAGGCCAAGTCCCAGCTCGGATTGATGGCCTCGCCGCCGTTGAACTTCGCCACGATGGTGCGTGTGGACTCGTGTGCTACAGACGAACAGGGTGTGCAGCACGCCAAGGCCGAGGTGCTTTCGGGCAATCGGCGGCTGATCGTGCCGGTGGCCTCGAACGTCCCTGCCTCGCGTCTGGTCGGCGGCAGGACCGTGCTCTTGAACGAGAACATGGTGTTGGTCGAGCAGCGCGGGCTTGAGATTTCCGGTGCGGTGCGCGTCGTCAAACAGGCTTTGGACGACGGTAGGTTGATGGTCGCAGACGAATCCGGTAACGTCACGCTTGTCGAGCGGGCCAGCGCGCTCGCGGATGTCGCCATCGAGTCGTCCGCCCGGATTCTGGTGGACGGCGCCGCCCGTTTGGCGCTGGAGGTCTTGCCGGGTGAGAACGCGACCGATCTGGTGCTGGAGCAGACGCCCGACGCCACCTTCGACGACATCGGCGGGCTTGATTCGCAGATCGAGCGCATCAAGGACGCCGTCGAGCTGCCCTTCCTGCACCGCAAGCTTTTCGAACGGTACGATTTGCGGCCACCCAAGGGCGTGTTGCTGTATGGGCCTCCAGGCAATGGCAAGACGCTGATCGCCAAGGCCGTCGCCAATGCGCTTTCCGGAGGCGATGCCGAGAACGGCGTGTTCCTTTCAGTCAAGGGCCCGGAACTGCTCAACAAATACGTGGGCGAGTCCGAGCGGCTCATTCGCCTGATTTTCAAGCGGGCCCGTGCCCGTGCCGCCGAGGGCAAGCCGGTCATCGTCTTCATCGACGAGATGGACTCGCTGTTGCGTACGCGCGGTTCCGGTGTGTCCAGCGACGTGGAGACCACCATCGTCCCGCAGTTCCTGGCCGAGCTCGACGGTGTGGAAAGTCTTGATAACGTCATCGTCATCGGCGCCTCGAACCGCGTCGATATGATCGATCCCGCTGTGCTGCGCCCGGGGCGTCTCGATGTCAAGATTCGCATAGACCGGCCCGATGAAAAGGCGGCGGCGCAGATCGTATCGCACTATCTCACCGATAATCTTCCCTACAAGACTGGGCAGGACGCGGCGTCGCTGACCAAAGTCCTGGTCGACAGCGTTTACGCGGACGGCCCACAGCGCCATATCTGCGACGTGTGCGACGAGCAGGGGCGTTGGTCGAGAGTCATGTTGGCCGATGTGATGTGCGGGGCGATGCTCAAGAACATCGTCGACCGCGTCAAGACGCACGCCGTCAAGGATTCGATCACACAAGGGCGGCCGATGGAGATCGGGGCCGATACAGTGCTTCGTGCCGTCGACGACGAATTCGCCGAGACCAGCGATTCCGTCATGGATTCCGACCCGGTGCAATGGTCGAAGATCAACGGCATCGCCGGCGGCCATGCCGTGCGCATCCGGCCGGCGCAATGA